From Glycine soja cultivar W05 chromosome 4, ASM419377v2, whole genome shotgun sequence, the proteins below share one genomic window:
- the LOC114408722 gene encoding polyadenylate-binding protein 8-like isoform X3, with protein sequence MAQVLENPTIDAAASGANPSLTTISLYVGDLHHDVNDPQLYDLFNQVAQVVSVRICRDVATQQSLGYGYVNFSNAHDAAKAIDVLNFTPLNGKIIRIMYSIRDPSARKSGAANVFIKNLDKAIDHKALYDTFSAFGNILSCKVATDASGQSKGHGFVQFESEESAQNAIDKLNGMLINDKQVFVGPFLRKQDRESALSGTKFNNVFVKNLLDSMTEADLERIFGEYGAITSAVVMRDVDGKSKGFGFVNFANVDDAAKAVEALNGKNFDGKEWYVGKAQKKSERELELKGQHEQITKETVDKYHGTNLYIKNLDDSVGDEELMELFSEFGTITSCKVMRDPNGISRGSGFVSFSIAEGATRALGEMNGKMVAGKPLYVALAQRKEDRRARLQAQFSQSRPAAITPNVSPRMPLYPLGAPAIGQQFLYGQAAPATIPQHFVPGMRPGGAPNFYVPLVQQGQQGQRPGGHRGSGPMQQLQQPLPLMHQQMLPRGHVYRYPSGSNMQNIQLAGVPGGMVTYGIGQQMPTQALASALANATPEQQRTMLGEALYPLVDKLEHEAAAKVTGMLLEMDQPEVLHLIESPDALKAKVVEAMDVLKKVTQQQSNSPADQLASLSLNDNVES encoded by the exons atggctCAAGTTCTTGAGAACCCCACCATTGACGCGGCGGCTTCCGGCGCGAACCCCTCGCTGACGACCATCTCGTTGTACGTCGGGGATCTTCACCACGACGTCAACGATCCGCAGCTGTATGATCTCTTCAACCAGGTTGCCCAAGTCGTTTCCGTTCGAATTTGCAGGGACGTGGCCACCCAACAATCCCTTGGTTACGGCTACGTCAATTTCAGCAACGCTCACGATG CCGCAAAAGCAATTGATGTGCTGAATTTCACTCCACTGAACGGCAAAATCATTAGGATAATGTACTCTATTCGGGACCCTAGTGCTCGGAAGAGTGGTGCAGCTAATGTTTTCATAAAG AATTTGGACAAGGCGATTGATCACAAGGCTTTGTACGATACATTTTCGGCTTTTGGGAATATTCTATCTTGCAAGGTTGCGACAGATGCTTCTGGCCAGTCTAAAGGCCATGGTTTTGTGCAGTTTGAGAGTGAAGAATCTGCACAAAATGCAATTGACAAGTTAAACGGCATGCTGATCAATGATAAGCAGGTCTTTGTGGGTCCTTTCCTGCGGAAGCAGGATAGAGAGAGTGCTCTCAGTGGCACAAAGTTTAATAACGTTTTCGTGAAAAACCTGTTGGATTCAATGACTGAGGCTGACTTGGAGAGAATTTTTGGAGAATATGGAGCTATTACTAGCGCTGTAGTGATGAGAGATGTAGATGGTAAATCAAAAGGTTTTGGTTTTGTCAATTTTGCAAATGTAGACGATGCTGCTAAAGCTGTGGAGGCTCTTAATGGAAAGAATTTTGATGGTAAGGAGTGGTATGTTGGAAAAGCCCAGAAAAAGTCTGAAAGGGAGCTTGAACTGAAAGGGCAACATGAACAGATTACAAAGGAGACTGTTGATAAATATCATGGTACAAACTTGTATATCAAGAACTTGGATGATAGTGTTGGTGATGAAGAACTCATGGAACTGTTCTCTGAGTTTGGTACGATAACCTCATGCAAG GTTATGCGAGATCCAAATGGAATTAGTAGAGGATCTGgatttgtttcattttcaattGCTGAGGGAGCAACTCGGGCT CTTGGTGAGATGAATGGTAAAATGGTTGCTGGCAAACCTCTCTATGTTGCCCTTGCACAGAGAAAAGAAGATAGAAGAGCAAGGTTACAG GCACAATTTTCACAATCGAGGCCTGCTGCAATAACCCCTAATGTTTCACCTCGAATGCCTCTATACCCTCTAGGGGCTCCTGCGATAGGACAACAATTTTTGTATGGGCAAGCAGCTCCAGCCACGATACCTCAA CATTTTGTTCCTGGAATGAGGCCAGGTGGTGCTCCAAACTTCTATGTTCCACTGGTTCAGCAGGGTCAACAGGGACAGCGCCCAGGAGGACACCGAGGATCAGGTCCTATGCAACAGCTCCAGCAGCCATTGCCATTGATGCACCAACAG ATGCTTCCAAGGGGACATGTCTATCGATATCCTTCTGGCTCCAATATGCAAAATATTCAACTGGCAGGAGTACCTGGAGGAATGGTCACTTATGGCATTGGTCAACAAATGCCCACGCAGGCCCTGGCCTCGGCCCTTGCCAATGCTACTCCTGAACAGCAGAGGACT ATGCTTGGTGAAGCTTTATACCCGTTAGTAGATAAGCTGGAGCATGAAGCAGCAGCAAAGGTTACTGGTATGCTCTTAGAGATGGATCAGCCTGAGGTATTACATCTGATTGAGTCACCGGATGCTCTCAAGGCTAAAGTTGTTGAGGCCATGGA
- the LOC114408722 gene encoding polyadenylate-binding protein 8-like isoform X1, producing the protein MAQVLENPTIDAAASGANPSLTTISLYVGDLHHDVNDPQLYDLFNQVAQVVSVRICRDVATQQSLGYGYVNFSNAHDAAKAIDVLNFTPLNGKIIRIMYSIRDPSARKSGAANVFIKNLDKAIDHKALYDTFSAFGNILSCKVATDASGQSKGHGFVQFESEESAQNAIDKLNGMLINDKQVFVGPFLRKQDRESALSGTKFNNVFVKNLLDSMTEADLERIFGEYGAITSAVVMRDVDGKSKGFGFVNFANVDDAAKAVEALNGKNFDGKEWYVGKAQKKSERELELKGQHEQITKETVDKYHGTNLYIKNLDDSVGDEELMELFSEFGTITSCKVMRDPNGISRGSGFVSFSIAEGATRALGEMNGKMVAGKPLYVALAQRKEDRRARLQAQFSQSRPAAITPNVSPRMPLYPLGAPAIGQQFLYGQAAPATIPQAAFGYQQHFVPGMRPGGAPNFYVPLVQQGQQGQRPGGHRGSGPMQQLQQPLPLMHQQMLPRGHVYRYPSGSNMQNIQLAGVPGGMVTYGIGQQMPTQALASALANATPEQQRTMLGEALYPLVDKLEHEAAAKVTGMLLEMDQPEVLHLIESPDALKAKVVEAMDVLKKVTQQQSNSPADQLASLSLNDNVES; encoded by the exons atggctCAAGTTCTTGAGAACCCCACCATTGACGCGGCGGCTTCCGGCGCGAACCCCTCGCTGACGACCATCTCGTTGTACGTCGGGGATCTTCACCACGACGTCAACGATCCGCAGCTGTATGATCTCTTCAACCAGGTTGCCCAAGTCGTTTCCGTTCGAATTTGCAGGGACGTGGCCACCCAACAATCCCTTGGTTACGGCTACGTCAATTTCAGCAACGCTCACGATG CCGCAAAAGCAATTGATGTGCTGAATTTCACTCCACTGAACGGCAAAATCATTAGGATAATGTACTCTATTCGGGACCCTAGTGCTCGGAAGAGTGGTGCAGCTAATGTTTTCATAAAG AATTTGGACAAGGCGATTGATCACAAGGCTTTGTACGATACATTTTCGGCTTTTGGGAATATTCTATCTTGCAAGGTTGCGACAGATGCTTCTGGCCAGTCTAAAGGCCATGGTTTTGTGCAGTTTGAGAGTGAAGAATCTGCACAAAATGCAATTGACAAGTTAAACGGCATGCTGATCAATGATAAGCAGGTCTTTGTGGGTCCTTTCCTGCGGAAGCAGGATAGAGAGAGTGCTCTCAGTGGCACAAAGTTTAATAACGTTTTCGTGAAAAACCTGTTGGATTCAATGACTGAGGCTGACTTGGAGAGAATTTTTGGAGAATATGGAGCTATTACTAGCGCTGTAGTGATGAGAGATGTAGATGGTAAATCAAAAGGTTTTGGTTTTGTCAATTTTGCAAATGTAGACGATGCTGCTAAAGCTGTGGAGGCTCTTAATGGAAAGAATTTTGATGGTAAGGAGTGGTATGTTGGAAAAGCCCAGAAAAAGTCTGAAAGGGAGCTTGAACTGAAAGGGCAACATGAACAGATTACAAAGGAGACTGTTGATAAATATCATGGTACAAACTTGTATATCAAGAACTTGGATGATAGTGTTGGTGATGAAGAACTCATGGAACTGTTCTCTGAGTTTGGTACGATAACCTCATGCAAG GTTATGCGAGATCCAAATGGAATTAGTAGAGGATCTGgatttgtttcattttcaattGCTGAGGGAGCAACTCGGGCT CTTGGTGAGATGAATGGTAAAATGGTTGCTGGCAAACCTCTCTATGTTGCCCTTGCACAGAGAAAAGAAGATAGAAGAGCAAGGTTACAG GCACAATTTTCACAATCGAGGCCTGCTGCAATAACCCCTAATGTTTCACCTCGAATGCCTCTATACCCTCTAGGGGCTCCTGCGATAGGACAACAATTTTTGTATGGGCAAGCAGCTCCAGCCACGATACCTCAA GCTGCATTTGGTTACCAGCAGCATTTTGTTCCTGGAATGAGGCCAGGTGGTGCTCCAAACTTCTATGTTCCACTGGTTCAGCAGGGTCAACAGGGACAGCGCCCAGGAGGACACCGAGGATCAGGTCCTATGCAACAGCTCCAGCAGCCATTGCCATTGATGCACCAACAG ATGCTTCCAAGGGGACATGTCTATCGATATCCTTCTGGCTCCAATATGCAAAATATTCAACTGGCAGGAGTACCTGGAGGAATGGTCACTTATGGCATTGGTCAACAAATGCCCACGCAGGCCCTGGCCTCGGCCCTTGCCAATGCTACTCCTGAACAGCAGAGGACT ATGCTTGGTGAAGCTTTATACCCGTTAGTAGATAAGCTGGAGCATGAAGCAGCAGCAAAGGTTACTGGTATGCTCTTAGAGATGGATCAGCCTGAGGTATTACATCTGATTGAGTCACCGGATGCTCTCAAGGCTAAAGTTGTTGAGGCCATGGA
- the LOC114408722 gene encoding polyadenylate-binding protein 8-like isoform X2 codes for MAQVLENPTIDAAASGANPSLTTISLYVGDLHHDVNDPQLYDLFNQVAQVVSVRICRDVATQQSLGYGYVNFSNAHDAAKAIDVLNFTPLNGKIIRIMYSIRDPSARKSGAANVFIKNLDKAIDHKALYDTFSAFGNILSCKVATDASGQSKGHGFVQFESEESAQNAIDKLNGMLINDKQVFVGPFLRKQDRESALSGTKFNNVFVKNLLDSMTEADLERIFGEYGAITSAVVMRDVDGKSKGFGFVNFANVDDAAKAVEALNGKNFDGKEWYVGKAQKKSERELELKGQHEQITKETVDKYHGTNLYIKNLDDSVGDEELMELFSEFGTITSCKVMRDPNGISRGSGFVSFSIAEGATRALGEMNGKMVAGKPLYVALAQRKEDRRARLQAQFSQSRPAAITPNVSPRMPLYPLGAPAIGQQFLYGQAAPATIPQQHFVPGMRPGGAPNFYVPLVQQGQQGQRPGGHRGSGPMQQLQQPLPLMHQQMLPRGHVYRYPSGSNMQNIQLAGVPGGMVTYGIGQQMPTQALASALANATPEQQRTMLGEALYPLVDKLEHEAAAKVTGMLLEMDQPEVLHLIESPDALKAKVVEAMDVLKKVTQQQSNSPADQLASLSLNDNVES; via the exons atggctCAAGTTCTTGAGAACCCCACCATTGACGCGGCGGCTTCCGGCGCGAACCCCTCGCTGACGACCATCTCGTTGTACGTCGGGGATCTTCACCACGACGTCAACGATCCGCAGCTGTATGATCTCTTCAACCAGGTTGCCCAAGTCGTTTCCGTTCGAATTTGCAGGGACGTGGCCACCCAACAATCCCTTGGTTACGGCTACGTCAATTTCAGCAACGCTCACGATG CCGCAAAAGCAATTGATGTGCTGAATTTCACTCCACTGAACGGCAAAATCATTAGGATAATGTACTCTATTCGGGACCCTAGTGCTCGGAAGAGTGGTGCAGCTAATGTTTTCATAAAG AATTTGGACAAGGCGATTGATCACAAGGCTTTGTACGATACATTTTCGGCTTTTGGGAATATTCTATCTTGCAAGGTTGCGACAGATGCTTCTGGCCAGTCTAAAGGCCATGGTTTTGTGCAGTTTGAGAGTGAAGAATCTGCACAAAATGCAATTGACAAGTTAAACGGCATGCTGATCAATGATAAGCAGGTCTTTGTGGGTCCTTTCCTGCGGAAGCAGGATAGAGAGAGTGCTCTCAGTGGCACAAAGTTTAATAACGTTTTCGTGAAAAACCTGTTGGATTCAATGACTGAGGCTGACTTGGAGAGAATTTTTGGAGAATATGGAGCTATTACTAGCGCTGTAGTGATGAGAGATGTAGATGGTAAATCAAAAGGTTTTGGTTTTGTCAATTTTGCAAATGTAGACGATGCTGCTAAAGCTGTGGAGGCTCTTAATGGAAAGAATTTTGATGGTAAGGAGTGGTATGTTGGAAAAGCCCAGAAAAAGTCTGAAAGGGAGCTTGAACTGAAAGGGCAACATGAACAGATTACAAAGGAGACTGTTGATAAATATCATGGTACAAACTTGTATATCAAGAACTTGGATGATAGTGTTGGTGATGAAGAACTCATGGAACTGTTCTCTGAGTTTGGTACGATAACCTCATGCAAG GTTATGCGAGATCCAAATGGAATTAGTAGAGGATCTGgatttgtttcattttcaattGCTGAGGGAGCAACTCGGGCT CTTGGTGAGATGAATGGTAAAATGGTTGCTGGCAAACCTCTCTATGTTGCCCTTGCACAGAGAAAAGAAGATAGAAGAGCAAGGTTACAG GCACAATTTTCACAATCGAGGCCTGCTGCAATAACCCCTAATGTTTCACCTCGAATGCCTCTATACCCTCTAGGGGCTCCTGCGATAGGACAACAATTTTTGTATGGGCAAGCAGCTCCAGCCACGATACCTCAA CAGCATTTTGTTCCTGGAATGAGGCCAGGTGGTGCTCCAAACTTCTATGTTCCACTGGTTCAGCAGGGTCAACAGGGACAGCGCCCAGGAGGACACCGAGGATCAGGTCCTATGCAACAGCTCCAGCAGCCATTGCCATTGATGCACCAACAG ATGCTTCCAAGGGGACATGTCTATCGATATCCTTCTGGCTCCAATATGCAAAATATTCAACTGGCAGGAGTACCTGGAGGAATGGTCACTTATGGCATTGGTCAACAAATGCCCACGCAGGCCCTGGCCTCGGCCCTTGCCAATGCTACTCCTGAACAGCAGAGGACT ATGCTTGGTGAAGCTTTATACCCGTTAGTAGATAAGCTGGAGCATGAAGCAGCAGCAAAGGTTACTGGTATGCTCTTAGAGATGGATCAGCCTGAGGTATTACATCTGATTGAGTCACCGGATGCTCTCAAGGCTAAAGTTGTTGAGGCCATGGA